From the Borrelia puertoricensis genome, one window contains:
- the trpS gene encoding tryptophan--tRNA ligase, whose amino-acid sequence MQRKVMLTGDRPTGSLHLGHYVGSIVNRLKYQEEYETYIIIADLHTLTTKPDLKSINEISVNVREMVLDYLACGINPEKVNIYLQSAIPELLELNLVLSMIVMVNRLQRIPSIKDMSIAAGLSEIPYGLLGYPVLMSADILMTKANLVPVGRDNEAHIELTRELARKFNYLYGDFFPIPEAVFTDSQALVGIYGKVKMSKSFGNAIFLSDDEELLRKKVMSMFTDPKRVRADIPGEVDGNPVFIYHDLFNSNIDELYEFKTRYRKGTIGDVEVKERLFEVLNQFLIPIRERRKFFKAKKGYIDEIIFEGTSKTRKVAVEVIKNAKNLMGISKTWDGVRRNVEKILKNNPSM is encoded by the coding sequence TTGCAGAGAAAAGTTATGCTTACAGGGGATAGACCTACAGGCTCTCTTCATTTAGGGCATTATGTTGGGTCTATTGTTAATAGATTAAAGTATCAGGAGGAATATGAGACTTATATTATTATAGCGGATTTGCATACTCTTACTACAAAACCAGATTTAAAAAGCATTAATGAAATATCTGTTAATGTTAGAGAAATGGTTTTGGATTATTTGGCGTGTGGGATTAATCCTGAAAAAGTTAATATCTATTTGCAATCAGCTATACCTGAGCTTTTAGAGTTAAATTTAGTACTATCAATGATTGTAATGGTTAATCGTTTGCAAAGGATTCCTAGTATCAAGGACATGAGTATTGCTGCTGGACTATCTGAGATTCCTTATGGACTTTTGGGTTATCCTGTTCTTATGAGTGCGGATATTTTGATGACAAAGGCTAATTTAGTTCCAGTTGGACGTGATAATGAGGCTCATATTGAACTTACAAGAGAACTTGCTAGGAAATTTAATTATCTTTATGGAGATTTTTTTCCAATCCCTGAAGCTGTCTTTACAGATTCTCAGGCTCTTGTGGGAATTTATGGCAAGGTTAAGATGAGTAAAAGTTTTGGTAATGCGATATTTTTAAGTGATGATGAGGAATTATTGCGTAAGAAAGTTATGTCTATGTTTACAGATCCAAAAAGAGTGAGAGCAGATATACCAGGAGAAGTTGATGGTAATCCTGTTTTTATTTATCATGATCTTTTTAATAGTAATATTGATGAGCTTTATGAGTTTAAAACTAGGTATAGGAAGGGTACAATTGGAGATGTTGAAGTTAAAGAGAGGCTTTTTGAGGTTTTAAATCAATTTTTAATACCAATTAGAGAGAGAAGAAAATTTTTTAAAGCTAAAAAGGGTTATATTGATGAAATAATATTTGAAGGGACAAGTAAAACTAGAAAAGTTGCAGTAGAAGTTATAAAAAATGCTAAAAATTTGATGGGTATATCAAAGACGTGGGATGGGGTTAGAAGAAATGTAGAGAAAATTTTAAAAAATAATCCAAGTATGTAA
- a CDS encoding YbbR-like domain-containing protein produces MIITKKLMNIIKLLFEDWQNKAISILIAIIMFTTSYFNSIESITIEKKFNILLEDEVTLGKIPDFNKLLLTVKINKKDLKYLDLDRITLLVEANNIKEAGEYELPIKIKNFNPIPIVEYKLSKNKITLNIDKKISKLVKVEPKFKLLEKEDKEGKGEYFIAKYNIVPEKLKIHGPEKVIKTTKSIKTKIKELDINTVFISEHLEVISPNPLITLDKNHVIVNITLGKKYIHTTIKNPNLIFNNLKNGLEIKNKEKILDPENEMFIKIRSGLSEKIIKMHIANKNINLNLDLSQIATPGIYNINTDIILKNNTNGIEVYEYEPKTIKIEVIPTEQ; encoded by the coding sequence ATGATTATAACTAAAAAACTTATGAATATAATAAAATTATTATTTGAAGATTGGCAAAATAAAGCTATTTCTATCCTAATAGCTATTATTATGTTCACGACATCTTACTTTAATAGTATAGAATCAATCACAATAGAAAAAAAATTTAATATTTTATTAGAAGATGAAGTTACACTAGGTAAAATACCTGATTTTAATAAATTGTTACTTACAGTCAAAATCAACAAAAAAGACTTAAAATATTTAGATCTTGACCGAATAACCTTATTAGTTGAAGCCAATAACATAAAAGAAGCTGGTGAATATGAACTGCCAATAAAGATCAAAAACTTTAATCCCATACCTATTGTTGAATATAAGCTTTCAAAAAATAAAATTACACTAAACATTGATAAAAAAATCTCAAAATTAGTCAAAGTTGAACCCAAATTTAAATTACTTGAAAAAGAGGATAAAGAGGGTAAAGGGGAATATTTCATTGCCAAATATAATATAGTACCTGAAAAATTAAAAATACATGGTCCTGAAAAAGTAATCAAGACAACAAAGTCAATCAAAACCAAAATAAAAGAACTCGATATAAATACTGTATTTATTTCAGAACACCTAGAAGTAATCTCTCCAAACCCACTAATAACTCTTGACAAAAATCACGTAATAGTCAATATTACACTAGGTAAAAAATATATACATACAACAATAAAAAACCCAAATTTAATTTTCAATAACCTAAAAAATGGACTGGAAATAAAAAACAAAGAAAAAATCCTAGACCCAGAAAATGAGATGTTTATTAAGATAAGAAGCGGACTCTCAGAAAAGATAATTAAAATGCATATAGCTAACAAAAATATTAATCTCAATCTCGATTTAAGTCAAATTGCAACTCCTGGAATTTATAATATTAACACAGATATAATACTTAAAAATAACACTAATGGCATAGAAGTGTATGAATATGAACCTAAAACAATAAAGATTGAAGTAATCCCAACAGAGCAATAA
- a CDS encoding DUF2225 domain-containing protein: MKKISYLTKYEIECPLCKHKFRKEELLTGSSRLIAGELKVDLKREYIKNEKYGNIYPRIYSITVCPNCYLAAFPNEFNAIALINNRIKQILIIRTDERKEINSIFEDNLNFNEPRRLQEGAASYILAIMCYEHLDKTHNPTFNQAKCAIRSAWIFEDLDKEYPNQNYNYLQKIFYHKAAYLYKLTIEKEQNNSEPINAEIVFGPDTDKNYGYDSVLYLSSLLEYFYGNKEDKQYRYNQLTEIKTLLSKITGMGKSSKEKPSILLNKIKEVYFKISKEIKTFK; encoded by the coding sequence ATGAAAAAAATATCATATTTGACAAAATACGAAATTGAATGTCCTTTATGCAAACACAAATTTAGGAAAGAAGAACTATTAACAGGAAGTAGCAGATTAATAGCTGGGGAGTTAAAAGTTGATTTAAAGAGAGAGTATATAAAAAATGAAAAATATGGCAACATTTATCCCAGGATATATTCAATAACAGTATGTCCCAATTGTTATCTGGCTGCATTCCCAAATGAGTTCAATGCAATAGCACTTATTAACAACAGAATAAAACAAATTCTAATCATCCGTACTGATGAACGTAAAGAAATAAACTCAATTTTTGAAGACAACCTAAATTTTAATGAACCAAGAAGACTTCAAGAAGGAGCTGCTAGTTATATCCTTGCTATAATGTGTTATGAACATCTGGATAAAACTCATAATCCAACTTTTAATCAAGCAAAATGTGCAATAAGATCGGCATGGATTTTTGAAGATCTAGACAAAGAATATCCAAATCAAAACTATAACTATTTGCAAAAAATATTTTATCATAAAGCAGCATACCTTTATAAATTAACAATCGAAAAAGAGCAAAACAATTCAGAACCAATTAACGCTGAAATAGTATTTGGTCCTGATACAGATAAAAATTATGGATATGACAGTGTTTTATACCTATCAAGTTTACTAGAATATTTTTATGGTAATAAAGAAGATAAACAATACAGATACAATCAATTAACTGAGATAAAAACTCTACTATCTAAAATAACCGGAATGGGAAAATCATCAAAAGAAAAACCTTCAATACTTTTAAATAAAATAAAAGAAGTTTATTTTAAAATTTCAAAAGAAATAAAAACTTTTAAATAA
- the acpS gene encoding holo-ACP synthase, which produces MTKSIGCDIIKVTRFNSFLQNRKKLERFFTQREIENSEMKGQGALESLAGKFSAKESLIKALSPLIDIKIKYSLKDIEIISLPKGNIIFKLHNDIKTLINQMNLKLYLTISHEREYAIAFVIVEN; this is translated from the coding sequence ATGACGAAATCAATAGGATGTGATATAATCAAAGTTACAAGATTTAATAGTTTTTTACAAAATAGAAAAAAATTAGAAAGATTTTTTACACAAAGAGAAATTGAAAATTCAGAAATGAAAGGACAAGGGGCTTTAGAAAGTTTAGCTGGTAAATTTTCAGCAAAGGAATCATTAATTAAAGCGCTAAGCCCACTAATAGATATCAAAATAAAATATTCACTTAAAGACATTGAAATTATAAGCTTACCAAAAGGTAACATAATATTTAAGTTACACAATGATATTAAAACTTTGATTAACCAAATGAACCTAAAATTATACTTGACAATTTCACATGAAAGGGAGTATGCTATTGCGTTTGTAATAGTAGAGAATTAA
- the priA gene encoding replication restart helicase PriA, with product MDKNSEHNFYYEIAFNIPVNRLFFYKYNLKLKTGIRVITNFNGKDTIGIIIKRYAKEELRENFTFEIKDIIKVIDENAIIIEHNINLAHWISQKTFSGFGETLFCGLPKISTSNKEIKNNDNKNLSYKLPIQLNDEQNNIYKEIIESNIQNTFYLFGVPGSGKTEIFIKLCESYLEQKKQIIFLIPEISLGYQIIQRIKSNLSTNKVYEYNSKVSNSMKTLIWNKVKNGENLIIIGVKSALMLPFKNLGLIIMDEEHEYTYKSENTPRFHSRHIGFFLQSTFNAKFVMGSATPSLEAYLAMENNQIKKMVLKNKFFERTFKELKIIDMNKERQIISSELLYSIQKSLIDKRQALIFINKRGYSKTLECKICEYIIYCPHCSFNLIYHKSENKLICHYCNYKTKIINNCPNCNSQDIIYKTYGIQFIERELKNFLPNARIARTDSDLNKKEIIQSINAFENGQLDILIGTQIIAKGFNFKQIKTLGIINADIGMGLPDFRSSERIFAIISQVLGRAARFQSDNTIIIQTKNPDYYPIKYAYEGKYEEFYKEEIKIRKELNYPPFKKIIRIVVKSKKQEAARHKCLEFFEISKELLNDKIEYIGPSKAPMSKISKHYRYNIIYLSKSFNLLEKLIRYTKEKIKLTRDTYIEIDYYPISLL from the coding sequence ATGGATAAAAACTCAGAACACAATTTTTACTATGAAATTGCGTTTAATATTCCCGTAAATAGACTTTTTTTTTATAAGTACAACTTAAAATTAAAAACAGGAATAAGAGTAATAACAAATTTTAATGGAAAAGACACAATTGGAATAATAATTAAAAGATATGCCAAGGAAGAACTTAGGGAAAATTTCACGTTTGAAATAAAAGATATAATAAAAGTCATTGACGAGAATGCAATAATAATAGAACATAACATCAATCTTGCACACTGGATTAGTCAAAAAACATTTTCTGGATTTGGAGAAACTCTATTTTGTGGATTACCTAAAATTTCAACTTCAAATAAAGAAATAAAAAATAATGACAATAAAAATTTAAGCTATAAACTACCCATTCAATTAAATGACGAACAAAATAATATTTATAAAGAAATTATTGAATCAAACATACAAAATACATTTTACTTATTTGGTGTCCCCGGCTCTGGAAAAACAGAAATATTTATTAAACTATGCGAAAGCTATTTGGAACAAAAAAAACAAATAATTTTCTTAATTCCCGAAATTTCTCTGGGCTATCAAATAATTCAAAGAATCAAATCAAATCTAAGTACAAATAAAGTCTATGAATATAACTCAAAAGTATCAAATTCAATGAAAACCTTAATATGGAATAAAGTCAAGAATGGAGAAAATTTAATTATAATTGGTGTTAAGAGCGCATTAATGTTGCCATTTAAGAATTTAGGGTTAATAATAATGGACGAAGAACATGAATACACATATAAATCTGAAAATACTCCAAGATTTCATTCAAGACACATAGGATTTTTTCTACAAAGCACATTTAATGCCAAATTTGTAATGGGAAGTGCAACGCCATCACTTGAAGCATATCTTGCTATGGAAAATAATCAAATAAAAAAAATGGTTTTAAAAAATAAATTTTTTGAAAGAACATTCAAAGAACTTAAAATAATAGACATGAATAAAGAACGCCAAATAATATCTTCAGAATTGCTTTACAGCATACAAAAAAGTTTAATTGATAAAAGACAAGCACTAATATTTATCAATAAAAGAGGATATTCAAAAACACTTGAATGCAAGATCTGTGAATATATAATTTACTGTCCACATTGTTCTTTCAATTTAATTTACCATAAAAGCGAAAATAAGCTCATCTGTCATTACTGTAATTACAAAACAAAAATAATAAACAATTGTCCTAATTGTAACTCACAAGACATCATATACAAAACATATGGGATTCAATTTATTGAAAGAGAATTAAAAAATTTTTTGCCGAATGCAAGAATAGCAAGAACAGACTCTGATCTTAATAAAAAAGAAATTATTCAATCAATAAATGCATTTGAAAATGGACAATTAGATATCTTAATTGGAACACAAATCATTGCAAAAGGTTTTAATTTTAAACAGATCAAAACACTAGGTATCATTAATGCAGATATTGGAATGGGTTTACCTGATTTTAGAAGTAGTGAAAGAATTTTTGCAATAATTTCACAAGTACTAGGCAGAGCTGCAAGATTCCAAAGTGATAACACAATTATTATTCAAACAAAAAATCCGGATTATTATCCTATAAAATACGCATATGAGGGCAAATATGAAGAATTTTATAAAGAAGAAATAAAAATTCGAAAAGAATTAAATTACCCTCCTTTTAAAAAAATTATTAGAATAGTAGTTAAAAGTAAAAAACAAGAAGCTGCTAGACATAAATGTTTAGAATTTTTTGAAATATCTAAAGAATTATTAAATGATAAAATCGAATATATTGGCCCATCAAAAGCACCCATGTCAAAAATATCCAAACACTATAGGTATAACATAATATATTTATCAAAATCATTCAATTTACTTGAAAAGCTAATACGTTACACAAAAGAAAAAATAAAATTAACGAGAGATACGTATATTGAAATAGATTATTACCCAATTTCATTGCTTTAA
- the truA gene encoding tRNA pseudouridine(38-40) synthase TruA has translation MKKVLAEITYDGSSYYGFQIQPKKPTIQGEIEKVLEKISKTKIKIHSAGRTDKGVHARGQIISFYIKINIKLKNLKTAINSLLKDDIRIIKLKYVEDKFQPRFDAKGRKYSYYILNNEKHYPWEGYQAYYVKKKLNINRLNEMAKMLIGIHDFTTFACKRDQTNSKLKEIYSARFKKKNKFIIFEIIGSSFLWKMVRSIVGAMIDIEIKNEPVDTFKKILNSKNRKFTRKTAPAKALFLDKVFYE, from the coding sequence ATGAAAAAAGTACTTGCAGAAATAACATATGACGGTTCATCATATTATGGATTTCAAATCCAACCAAAAAAACCAACAATTCAAGGAGAAATTGAAAAGGTATTAGAGAAAATAAGTAAAACAAAGATTAAAATTCATTCAGCAGGAAGAACAGATAAAGGAGTACATGCAAGAGGACAAATAATATCTTTTTATATAAAAATAAATATTAAGCTTAAAAATCTAAAGACAGCTATAAATTCCCTATTAAAGGATGATATTAGAATAATAAAATTAAAGTATGTAGAAGATAAATTTCAACCTAGATTTGATGCCAAGGGAAGAAAATATAGCTATTATATACTCAACAATGAAAAACACTATCCTTGGGAAGGATATCAGGCTTATTATGTAAAGAAAAAATTAAATATTAATAGACTAAATGAAATGGCTAAAATGCTAATTGGAATACATGATTTTACTACCTTTGCATGCAAAAGAGACCAAACAAACTCAAAATTGAAAGAAATTTATTCTGCTAGATTTAAGAAAAAAAATAAATTTATAATCTTTGAAATAATAGGATCCTCATTTTTATGGAAAATGGTAAGATCAATAGTAGGAGCAATGATCGATATAGAGATAAAAAATGAACCTGTTGATACTTTTAAAAAAATTTTAAACTCAAAAAATAGAAAATTTACAAGAAAAACAGCACCTGCTAAAGCTTTATTTTTAGATAAGGTTTTTTATGAATAA
- a CDS encoding rhodanese-like domain-containing protein, whose translation MIVNYIKLICLMVFLFFYIWFFIVLKMKRTNLVLLEKIKNGAKILDIRSPKEYSKSHYAKSINIPFKDLFAKKDKLGNIETQIIIYGKSFNKSIEAKKILKGLGFNNVFVAGTLKNMPKLPSSKEEVNG comes from the coding sequence ATGATTGTTAATTATATAAAGCTTATATGCTTGATGGTTTTTCTCTTTTTTTATATTTGGTTCTTTATTGTTTTAAAGATGAAAAGAACTAATTTGGTATTACTGGAAAAAATTAAAAATGGTGCAAAAATATTAGATATTAGATCTCCTAAAGAGTATAGTAAATCTCATTATGCAAAATCAATCAATATTCCTTTTAAGGATTTGTTTGCTAAAAAAGATAAGTTAGGTAATATTGAAACTCAAATAATAATTTATGGTAAAAGTTTTAACAAATCTATTGAGGCTAAGAAAATTTTAAAAGGATTAGGCTTTAATAATGTATTTGTTGCAGGAACTTTAAAAAATATGCCTAAATTGCCTAGTTCTAAAGAAGAGGTTAATGGTTAA
- a CDS encoding phosphoglucomutase, with product MLKGYTLNMTNLRDAINEMILSHSGFRKIFAKSKNENSIEYEINDDDKILVALITFTISNYFKDKPRKYINVGLDSRATGNIISEIIIKTLILNNNSVNFFGILPIPEILAYTKENQNSKGFIYISASHNPTGYNGIKIGLNDGGVLNSNETNKIIRQIRSNIENETLINNLITGLQKFNTNAMQLKTYEAIITSQARHKTQSYNSYKSLMQQIIYSDTHNQKNIDILKKTIKKEPIGIIGEMNGSSRINSIDREMIESLGIKLEFHNTEIGIFKHGMTPEGTSLNMCKQILEQKFKNDNSFKLGYVPDCDGDRGNLVAILKKEQASIITPQKIFALSVLSELSYLYHTGIKDNLAVVVNDATSLNIEKIASLFNTKVYRVEVGEANLTEMADLLRNKGLIVKILGEGSNGGNITYPSKVRDPLTTLFSIIKLLKIKNLYKIWCSISNNSYNEHYTLEDILKTINFYSNVEVSSEKAMLKIKAKNQEILKTNYEKLLEKEFNNNTVLQKLPIHNYEIINYEGIKQTLSRTGDSSGGLKVLFKNNKHEIIASLWFRGSKTEPIFRVLSEVISEHNDLLYPLLDFHTDLIHSANSLT from the coding sequence ATGCTAAAAGGGTATACATTAAATATGACAAATCTAAGAGATGCTATTAATGAAATGATACTTTCTCATTCAGGATTTAGAAAGATATTTGCAAAATCAAAAAATGAAAATTCAATAGAATATGAAATAAATGATGACGACAAAATATTGGTTGCTCTTATAACCTTTACAATATCAAATTATTTTAAAGATAAACCAAGAAAATACATCAATGTTGGATTAGATTCAAGAGCAACAGGAAATATAATCTCAGAGATAATAATTAAAACCTTAATTTTAAATAATAACAGTGTAAATTTTTTTGGAATACTCCCAATACCAGAAATCTTAGCCTATACAAAAGAAAATCAAAATTCAAAAGGATTTATATACATTTCTGCCAGTCATAATCCTACAGGATATAATGGCATTAAAATTGGATTAAATGATGGAGGAGTGCTAAATTCAAATGAAACAAATAAAATAATACGTCAGATCAGATCCAACATTGAAAATGAAACTTTAATAAACAATCTAATAACAGGCTTACAAAAGTTTAATACCAATGCTATGCAATTAAAAACATATGAAGCAATTATCACTTCACAGGCTAGACATAAAACACAATCTTATAACTCATATAAGTCATTAATGCAACAAATAATATATTCAGATACACATAATCAAAAAAACATTGACATACTAAAAAAGACTATAAAAAAAGAACCTATAGGAATCATAGGAGAGATGAATGGTAGTTCTCGCATTAATTCAATTGATAGGGAAATGATTGAATCTTTGGGAATAAAATTGGAATTTCATAACACAGAAATTGGTATCTTTAAACATGGAATGACTCCTGAAGGGACATCTTTAAACATGTGCAAACAAATATTAGAACAAAAATTTAAGAATGACAATTCTTTCAAATTAGGATATGTCCCTGATTGTGATGGAGACAGAGGCAATTTGGTCGCAATTTTAAAAAAAGAACAAGCGAGTATCATTACACCACAAAAAATATTTGCACTCTCAGTACTCTCAGAGCTTAGCTATCTTTACCATACGGGAATTAAAGACAATTTAGCTGTCGTAGTTAATGATGCAACCTCACTAAACATTGAAAAAATAGCCTCGTTATTTAACACAAAAGTTTATAGAGTGGAAGTTGGTGAAGCTAACTTAACAGAAATGGCTGACCTTTTACGAAATAAAGGATTAATAGTAAAAATTTTGGGAGAAGGATCAAATGGGGGAAATATTACATACCCTTCAAAAGTAAGAGACCCACTAACAACTCTCTTTAGCATCATAAAATTGCTTAAAATCAAAAATCTTTACAAAATATGGTGTTCAATATCTAATAATTCATATAATGAACACTATACTCTTGAGGACATATTAAAGACAATCAATTTTTATAGCAATGTAGAAGTATCATCAGAAAAAGCCATGCTTAAAATAAAAGCAAAAAATCAAGAAATACTAAAAACCAACTATGAAAAATTATTAGAAAAAGAATTCAACAATAATACCGTATTACAAAAACTACCAATACATAATTATGAAATTATAAATTATGAGGGTATTAAACAAACTCTATCTAGAACAGGTGACTCATCAGGAGGGCTTAAAGTTTTATTTAAAAATAATAAACATGAAATAATTGCTAGTTTATGGTTCCGTGGCTCAAAAACGGAACCAATATTTAGAGTATTAAGTGAGGTCATATCTGAACATAATGATTTACTATATCCTCTCTTAGATTTTCATACAGATTTAATACACTCGGCTAACTCTTTAACCTAA
- a CDS encoding P13 family porin, which yields MKQVLILMLFFVCIVVSFAQSYDEIASDTVATEGNMDNKLLIYELHKQNTLVPFLLNFFVGFGTGSFMQGNFTGGLLILGFDMLGVGLISGGIYSLSQYKGIETPTFALSLVSLGGITLFITRIVEIISPFTYASSYNRKLREKLGISLGGFKPQFEVNFNENAGLSFELAFTKKY from the coding sequence ATGAAACAAGTATTAATTTTAATGTTATTTTTTGTTTGTATTGTTGTTAGTTTTGCCCAAAGTTATGATGAGATTGCTTCTGATACTGTAGCTACTGAAGGTAATATGGATAACAAGTTGTTGATTTATGAACTTCATAAACAAAATACTTTAGTGCCTTTTTTATTGAATTTTTTTGTGGGTTTTGGTACAGGTTCATTCATGCAAGGAAATTTTACTGGTGGATTACTGATTTTAGGATTTGATATGTTGGGTGTAGGTTTGATTAGTGGTGGTATATATTCTCTTTCTCAATATAAAGGTATTGAAACACCAACGTTTGCATTATCTTTGGTGTCTTTAGGTGGAATTACTTTATTTATAACACGAATTGTTGAGATAATAAGTCCCTTTACATATGCGTCTAGTTATAATAGGAAACTTCGAGAAAAATTGGGTATATCTTTGGGAGGATTTAAGCCCCAATTTGAAGTAAATTTCAACGAAAATGCTGGTTTGTCGTTTGAACTTGCTTTTACTAAGAAGTATTGA
- the cdaA gene encoding diadenylate cyclase CdaA — protein sequence MIDISSINQIKDITSKVLDISLISILVYYIYKNVINSYSVNLLKGMIIITSIGIVSYYFNLYTINWLLNYIANILPIAMLILFHQEIKKIIMQIGNFNLSFKLANNKEETTKTIVEIIKAVKHLSENKSGSLICIEKKIQLDQIINKGIKLDSIISNEILISIFDYETPLHDGAVIISNNKIVYASSFLPLSNVESISKTFGTRHRAGLGISENSDAITIITSEETGSISLTQNGKLEYNLSLNEIKKKLNLALIE from the coding sequence ATGATAGATATAAGTAGTATAAATCAAATAAAAGATATTACATCTAAAGTATTAGATATAAGTTTAATCAGCATTTTAGTTTATTATATCTATAAAAATGTCATTAATTCTTATTCTGTAAATTTACTCAAAGGAATGATCATCATTACATCTATTGGTATCGTATCTTATTATTTCAACTTATACACAATAAATTGGCTATTAAATTACATAGCAAACATATTGCCAATTGCAATGCTTATACTATTTCATCAAGAAATAAAAAAAATAATTATGCAAATTGGAAATTTTAATTTATCTTTTAAACTTGCAAATAACAAAGAAGAAACTACCAAAACTATTGTCGAGATAATAAAAGCAGTTAAACATTTATCAGAAAATAAATCTGGTAGCTTAATCTGCATAGAAAAAAAAATACAATTAGATCAAATAATAAATAAAGGCATAAAATTAGATTCAATTATATCTAATGAAATATTAATATCAATTTTTGATTATGAAACACCTTTACATGATGGAGCAGTAATAATTAGCAATAACAAAATAGTTTATGCTAGTTCTTTTCTACCATTATCTAATGTCGAATCTATCAGCAAAACCTTTGGAACAAGACACAGAGCAGGGCTTGGAATTTCTGAAAATTCAGACGCAATAACAATAATAACATCTGAAGAAACTGGTTCTATTTCACTCACACAAAACGGAAAATTAGAATATAATTTAAGCTTAAATGAAATCAAAAAAAAATTAAATCTTGCATTAATAGAATGA
- the udk gene encoding uridine kinase: protein MVKIIGITGGSGSGKTTVVNKISEVIPEFVLISQDNYYKSVGDYEYEFLDVNFDHPDAFDNNLFYKHLKKLKENKLIHMPLYDFINHKRKDETVEIVPTPVVIVEGIMIFVEERVRNLIDLKIYIDTPNDIRFIRRLERDMSKRGRTLKSVIEQYLNTTRAGYYRFIEPTKEYADLIIPEGGHNDKALYVLSSFLRTLGKESSGFF from the coding sequence ATGGTTAAGATTATCGGAATAACAGGTGGATCTGGGAGTGGGAAAACTACAGTTGTTAATAAAATTAGTGAAGTTATTCCTGAATTTGTTCTTATATCGCAAGATAATTATTATAAAAGTGTAGGTGATTATGAATATGAATTTTTAGATGTTAATTTTGATCATCCAGATGCTTTTGATAACAATTTGTTTTATAAGCACTTAAAGAAACTAAAAGAAAATAAGTTAATTCATATGCCTCTTTATGATTTTATTAATCATAAAAGAAAAGATGAAACCGTTGAAATAGTTCCAACCCCTGTTGTTATTGTTGAAGGTATTATGATTTTTGTTGAAGAGAGAGTGCGCAATTTGATAGATTTAAAGATATATATTGATACGCCTAACGATATTAGATTTATTAGGAGACTTGAACGAGATATGTCTAAGAGAGGGCGTACATTGAAATCCGTTATTGAACAGTATTTAAATACTACTAGGGCAGGATATTATAGGTTTATAGAACCTACCAAGGAATATGCTGACCTTATTATTCCTGAAGGAGGACATAATGATAAAGCCCTTTATGTTCTCTCATCTTTCTTAAGGACTCTTGGGAAAGAGAGTTCAGGTTTTTTTTAA